A genomic window from Solanum dulcamara chromosome 11, daSolDulc1.2, whole genome shotgun sequence includes:
- the LOC129873559 gene encoding heat stress transcription factor A-6a-like translates to METEGGKGKGKMTEIDNIIEVLGESYEGLEDVHIDISILEEDDDDNQCDNRSNEVIHVNAAAATDTARELFSSSSNRRNYQRRASPFVLKIYEMLADIQFKSLISWSNNGTSFIIHDNHKFAVEVLPRFFRHNNISSFICQLNSYGFKKVSWDKFEFRHDCFQRGKGQWLKNIKRKISKSQMNEQSRERQAIDETVAFTMEKEIEEIRAEQVEMREEIMMLQGQLDVLEKEMEDINQAGNNMSSQKAKICMILFNSLFACTRGLGSSEVAQEQGGEIEDGVENRGNGDRGEKRKMQVEEELEGDNEGRKKIAGAADFKTDSYLGKMLMDEMNLNNLAQEQPDNFLESEELAGSSTFWTDYVEKMDHKALSGVDPAFSQLQAIPL, encoded by the exons ATGGAAACGGAAGGAGGAAAAGGCAAAGGCAAAATGACAGAGATTGATAATATTATTGAAGTATTGGGAGAAAGTTATGAAGGGCTAGAAGATGTTCACATAGATATATCAATACTAGAGgaggatgatgatgataatcAATGTGACAATAGAAGCAATGAAGTAATTCATGTCAATGCTGCTGCTGCTACTGATACAGCTAGGGAGTTGTTTTCATCTTCATCGAATCGTCGCAATTATCAAAGACGAGCGTCTCCCTTTGTTTTGAAGATTTATGAAATGCTTGCTGATATTCAGTTCAAGTCCTTGATTTCATGGAGCAATAATGGGACCAGTTTCATTATCCATGATAATCATAAATTTGCTGTTGAAGTTCTTCCTCGTTTCTTTCGACACAACAATATCTCTAGCTTCATCTGCCAGCTCAACAGCTAT GGTTTCAAAAAAGTGAGTTGGGACAAATTTGAGTTTCGGCATGATTGTTTTCAGAGAGGAAAAGGGCAGTGGTTGAAGAATATAAAGAGAAAGATTAGTAAGTCCCAGATGAATGAGCAGTCAAGGGAACGACAAGCTATAGATGAAACAGTTGCATTTACAATGGAGAAGGAGATTGAAGAAATCAGAGCAGAGCAAGTCGAAATGAGGGAAGAAATTATGATGTTGCAAGGGCAACTAGATGTATTAGAGAAGGAGATGGAAGACATTAATCAAGCTGGGAATAATATGTCCTCTCAGAAAGCCAAAATTTGCATGATATTGTTCAACTCTTTATTTGCATGTACACGAGGGCTGGGCAGCAGTGAAGTTGCACAGGAACAGGGTGGTGAGATAGAAGATGGTGTTGAAAACAGGGGAAATGGCGATCGAGGTGAGAAAAGGAAAATGCAAGTAGAAGAAGAGTTGGAGGGAGATAATGAAGGGAGAAAGAAGATTGCAGGTGCTGCAGATTTTAAGACTGATTCGTATTTGGGGAAAATGCTCATGGATGAGATGAACTTGAATAATTTGGCTCAAGAGCAACCTGATAATTTCCTGGAGTCGGAGGAGCTGGCTGGAAGTTCAACTTTTTGGACTGATTATGTGGAAAAGATGGATCACAAGGCTCTATCTGGAGTTGATCCTGCCTTCTCACAGTTACAGGCAATCCCACTCTAA
- the LOC129874681 gene encoding vacuolar protein 8, whose protein sequence is MKSNMFTLPENSQNPVGSSAGKSRIRQVIEFISSLISLSYSIKVFPVKWKSIRNKLEELLSSLSAIENCDSTENYPPLCSSLQAITATLKKCHELSRHCVEFSYSGKLLMQSDLDIVSTKLDNHIRSISEIYSLGLLTQSSAIIVPRPNLGASRDDIKFYIRDLLSRLKIGSSDMKKQGLIALNEIIQEDDRHVKVAIEIDNLVSVLVSFLDLQEDNLQEEAAKALSVIAGFQSFRSCLISAGIIAPLIRVLECGIGLSKEFAARCLQNLTENSDNAWSISAHGGVTVLLKICTEGGSLVGSVCGVLKNLVGVEEIKRFMIEEGAVSVFIKLARCKDEVTQIISIDFLQTMAFGDESTRQMIMKEGGIRALARVLDPKSSSSSKAREMSLRGIVNLCFTSVNSVNILLNHGFMDHILYFLRHGDGSLQELALKAAFWLCGTSDVAKKLMGDAGFMPELVKFLDCKSFEIREMAAETLSSMVIVPRNQKRFGQNDQNVGLLLQMLDPEQANFGNKKLLLSILMSLTSCNSARKKIANSGYLINIEKLAEAEVSDAKKIVRKLSSNRFRSILSGIWHS, encoded by the coding sequence ATGAAATCCAACATGTTTACTCTACCGGAAAATTCACAAAATCCAGTGGGGTCATCCGCCGGGAAATCAAGAATCCGGCAAGTTATTGAGTTCATTTCTTCACTTATATCTCTTTCTTATTCAATCAAAGTTTTCCCTGTGAAATGGAAATCGATACGAAACAAGCTTGAAGAGCTTCTTTCGAGTCTCTCAGCCATTGAAAATTGTGATTCCACCGAAAACTACCCTCCACTCTGCAGCTCCCTTCAGGCCATTACAGCTACACTCAAGAAATGCCATGAACTTTCTCGGCATTGTGTTGAGTTTTCTTATAGTGGGAAACTGCTGATGCAGAGTGATCTTGATATAGTTTCTACAAAATTAGACAATCATATTAGGAGTATTTCTGAGATTTACTCTCTGGGTTTGCTTACTCAAAGCTCTGCCATTATTGTTCCTAGGCCCAATCTTGGAGCTTCTCGTGATGATATCAAGTTCTATATTAGGGATTTGTTGTCAAGGCTCAAGATTGGGTCTTCAGATATGAAGAAACAAGGTTTGATTGCCTTGAATGAAATTATTCAAGAAGATGATAGGCATGTTAAAGTTGCAATTGAAATTGATAATCTTGTTTCTGTGTTAGTGAGTTTTCTTGATTTGCAAGAAGATAATCTTCAGGAAGAGGCAGCtaaggcattatctgtaatagCAGGATTTCAATCCTTTAGAAGTTGTTTAATTTCTGCTGGAATAATTGCCCCATTGATTAGAGTTTTAGAGTGTGGGATTGGTTTGAGTAAAGAATTTGCCGCCAGGTGTTTGCAAAATCTCACAGAGAATTCAGATAATGCATGGTCAATTTCAGCTCATGGTGGGGTTACTGTTTTGTTGAAGATATGTACAGAAGGTGGTTCTTTGGTTGGTTCAGTTTGTGGGGTGTTGAAAAATCTTGTTGGGGTTGaagaaatcaagagatttatgATTGAAGAAGGTGCAGTTTCAGTATTTATCAAGCTTGCTAGGTGTAAAGATGAAGTTACACAAAttatttcaattgattttctacaAACTATGGCTTTTGGGGATGAATCAACTAGGCAGATGATCATGAAGGAAGGTGGAATAAGAGCTTTGGCTCGTGTTTTGGATCCGAAATCATCGTCCTCATCTAAAGCAAGGGAAATGTCCTTGAGGGGgattgtgaatttgtgttttaCATCAGTAAATTCAGTTAACATACTGTTGAATCATGGATTTATGGATCACATTCTGTATTTTCTTCGACATGGGGACGGTTCTCTTCAAGAATTGGCCTTAAAGGCAGCATTTTGGCTGTGTGGAACATCAGATGTGGCCAAGAAATTGATGGGGGATGCTGGATTTATGCCAGAGCTggtgaagtttcttgattgtaAGTCATTTGAAATTAGAGAAATGGCAGCTGAAACATTATCAAGTATGGTGATTGTGCCAAGAAACCAAAAGAGATTTGGACAAAATGATCAAAATGTTGGTTTGCTGCTGCAAATGCTTGATCCAGAGCAGGCAAATTTTGGCAACAAGAAGCTGTTGCTTTCTATACTCATGTCATTAACAAGTTGCAATAGTGCCAGAAAGAAAATTGCAAACTCAGGGTATCTGATAAACATTGAGAAGCTAGCAGAGGCTGAAGTTTCAGATGCAAAAAAGATTGTCAGGAAAT
- the LOC129873558 gene encoding external alternative NAD(P)H-ubiquinone oxidoreductase B2, mitochondrial isoform X2: MQRVTVIERFSRTFRDNPSLSKLLIVFTVSGGGLVAYSEATKSYDNSNAGELVEANNRKKKVVVLGTGWAGTSFLKNLKDPSYDIQVISPRNYFAFTPLLPSVTCGTVESRSVVEPIRNIIRKKYADAYYWEAECIKIDPENKKVYCQSNLSTNGNGKEEFAVDYDYLIIATGARVNTFNIPGVEENTFFLKEVEDAQKIRRTVIDCFEKASLPTLSDEERKRLLHFVIVGGGPTGVEFAAQLHDFVNEDIVRLYPKVRDLVKITLLEATDHILNMFDKRITAFAEEKFHRDGIDVKTGSMVVKVGEKEISTKDVKRGEITSMPYGMAVWSTGIGTRPVIMEFMKHIGQGNRRVLATDEWLRVEGQENVYALGDCATINQRKVMEDIAAIFNKADKDNSGTLTVKEFQEVLNDICERYPQVELYLKNKKMSNLVDLLKESKGDGVKESVEVDIEEFKSALSQVDTEMKNLPATAQVASQQGVYLAKCFNRMEECEKNPEGPLRFRGEGRHRFRPFRYRHLGQFAPLGGEQTAAQLPGDWVSIGHSSQWLWYSVYASKQVSWRTRALVVSDWVRRFIFGRDSSQI; this comes from the exons ATGCAGAGAGTAACGGTGATCGAGAGATTTTCTAGAACTTTCCGTGATAATCCTTCCCTTTCTAAGCTGCTCATTGTCTTCACCGTCAG TGGTGGAGGTCTTGTGGCATACTCTGAAGCAACTAAATCGTATGACAATTCAAATGCTGGAGAGTTGGTCGAGGCCAACAACAGAAAAAAGAAAGTTGTTGTCCTTGGAACTGGTTGGGCTGGAACCAGTTTCTTGAAGAATCTGAAGGATCCTTCATATGATATCCAAGTGATATCTCCAAGAAATTACTTTGCATTCACCCCTTTGCTTCCAAGTGTTACATGCGGCACAGTGGAAAGTCGCAGTGTTGTTGAACCAATCCGCAACATTATCAGAAAG AAATATGCAGACGCCTATTACTGGGAAGCTGAATGTATCAAAATTGATCCAGAAAACAAGAAAGTTTATTGTCAATCAAATCTAAGCACCAACGGGAATGGGAAGGAAGAGTTTGCTGTAGATTATGATTATCTTATCATTGCCACTGGAGCCCGTGTAAATACATTCAACATTCCTGGTGTTGAAGAGAACACCTTCTTCTTGAAG GAAGTAGAAGATGCACAAAAGATCCGTAGAACTGTTATTGACTGTTTTGAAAAAGCAAGTCTGCCTACCCTCAGTGATGAGGAGAGAAAGAGGCTGCTTCACTTTGTTATTGTTGGTGGTGGACCAACTGGTGTGGAGTTTGCGGCGCAGCTTCATGACTTTGTCAATGAAGATATAGTTAGGTTGTATCCTAAGGTCAGAGATTTAGTGAAGATAACACTTCTTGAGGCAACAGATCATATTTTGAACAT GTTTGATAAAAGAATTACAGCTTTTGCTGAAGAAAAATTCCACAGAGATGGTATTGATGTGAAAACAGGGTCAATGGTTGTGAAGGTAGGAGAAAAAGAAATCTCTACTAAGGATGTTAAGCGTGGAGAAATAACTTCTATGCCTTACGGAATGGCTGTCTGGTCTACTGGTATTGGAACTCGTCCAGTAATTATGGAGTTTATGAAGCACATTGGTCAG GGAAACAGACGAGTTTTAGCAACTGATGAGTGGCTGCGTGTTGAGGGACAGGAGAACGTATATGCACTTGGTGACTGTGCAACAATCAACCAGCGCAAAGTCATG GAAGATATTGCTGCTATATTTAATAAAGCAGACAAGGATAACTCTGGAACACTTACAGTCAAAGAATTTCAGGAAGTCCTTAATGACATATGTGAAAGATACCCGCAGGTGGAGCTttacttgaaaaataaaaaaatgagtaATCTTGTCGATCTATTGAAAGAATCAAAAGGTGATGGTGTTAAAGAATCAGTTGAGGTGGACATTGAAGAATTTAAATCAGCTCTGTCCCAAGTGGATACTGAAATGAAGAATCTTCCAGCAACAGCTCAG GTTGCATCTCAGCAAGGTGTCTACTTAGCTAAATGCTTTAATCGAATGGAGGAATGTGAAAAAAATCCAGAAGGTCCTCTTCGATTTAGAGGAGAAGGCCGCCATCGCTTTCGCCCATTCAG GTACCGACATTTGGGACAGTTCGCACCTTTGGGAGGAGAGCAAACAGCAGCACAACTTCCAGGAGATTGGGTTTCAATTGGTCATAGCAGTCAGTGGCTCTGGTATTCTGTGTATGCTAG CAAACAAGTCAGTTGGCGTACAAGGGCATTGGTTGTCTCTGACTGGGTAAGGCGGTTCATATTTGGAAGAGACTCAAGCCAGATTTAA
- the LOC129872372 gene encoding protein TRANSPORT INHIBITOR RESPONSE 1-like, producing the protein MNPSLKKPRESVDLSELTQSAFPDEVLEKVLSLVQSHKDRNSASLVCKDWYNAERWTRTKLFIGNCYSVTPEIVARRFPKIKSVTLKGKPRFSDFNLVPENWGADIQAWLDVFAKVYPFLEELRLKRMAVSDESLEFLAKSFHGFKVLSLLSCDGFSTDGISSIAAHCKSLTELDIQENGMDDISGSWLSCFPDDFTSLEVLNFASMNTEISKDALERLVSRCKSLRVLKVNKNITLPQLQRLLVRAPQLMELGTGCFLPEQLTSRQYAELENAFSNCKHLHTISGLWEATHRYLPALYAACASLTFLNLSYETIRSGEFSKLLAHCPNLRRLWVLDTVKDKGLEAVGTSCPLLEELRVFPADPFDEDLDHGVTESGFVAVSAGCPKLQYVLYFCRQMTNAAVATIVRNCPDFTHFRLCIMNPGQPDYVTNEPMDEAFGAVVKTCTKLRRLSVSGLLTDLTFEYIGKYAKNLETLSVAFAGSSDWGMQCVLEGCSKLRKLEIRDCPFGNAALLSGLEKYESMRCLWMSACSVTMNGCRLLAAKRPRLNVEVIKDENSDDYADKLYVYRSVAGPRRDAPPFVVTL; encoded by the exons ATGAATCCTAGCTTGAAAAAACCGAGGGAGTCCGTAGATTTATCGGAGTTAACTCAGTCAGCATTTCCAGATGAGGTATTGGAGAAGGTTCTATCTCTTGTGCAATCCCACAAAGACAGAAATTCAGCTTCATTGGTCTGCAAGGATTGGTATAATGCAGAGCGTTGGACAAGAACTAAGCTGTTTATTGGGAATTGCTATTCAGTCACTCCTGAGATTGTAGCAAGGAGATTTCCCAAGATTAAGAGTGTTACTCTTAAAGGGAAACCAAGATTTTCTGACTTTAATTTGGTACCAGAGAACTGGGGTGCTGATATTCAGGCTTGGCTTGATGTTTTTGCCAAAGTTTACCCCTTTCTTGAGGAGTTGAGATTGAAAAGAATGGCTGTTAGTGATGAGAGTTTGGAGTTTTTGGCAAAATCATTTCATGGATTTAAGGTTCTCTCATTGTTGAGTTGTGATGGTTTTAGCACTGATGGGATCAGTAGCATTGCTGCTCACTGCAA GAGCTTGACAGAGCTGGACATTCAGGAAAATGGCATGGATGATATTTCTGGCAGTTGGCTAAGTTGTTTTCCGGATGACTTTACATCACTGGAGGTGCTTAACTTTGCCAGTATGAACACTGAGATCAGTAAAGATGCTTTAGAGAGACTTGTTAGTAGGTGCAAATCACTGAGGGTACTGAAGGTGAATAAGAACATCACCTTGCCTCAGTTGCAACGCCTGCTCGTTCGGGCTCCTCAGCTGATGGAGCTGGGTACAGGGTGTTTTCTTCCAGAGCAACTCACGAGTCGGCAGTATGCAGAACTTGAAAATGCATTCAGCAACTGCAAACATCTGCACACTATTTCAGGTTTATGGGAAGCAACTCATCGATATTTACCAGCTCTTTATGCAGCCTGTGCTAGTCTGACTTTCCTCAACTTGAGCTATGAAACCATTAGGAGTGGTGAATTTTCGAAGCTTCTTGCTCATTGCCCAAATTTAAGGCGCCTTTGG GTCCTAGACACTGTCAAAGATAAGGGATTAGAGGCTGTTGGAACCAGCTGCCCATTGCTTGAAGAACTGCGAGTGTTTCCTGCTGACCCTTTTGACGAGGATCTAGACCATGGAGTGACGGAGTCAGGCTTTGTGGCTGTGTCTGCCGGTTGTCCTAAGCTTCAATATGTTCTCTATTTCTGCCGGCAAATGACTAATGCTGCTGTTGCAACAATAGTGCGTAACTGCCCTGATTTCACCCATTTTCGTCTCTGCATAATGAATCCTGGTCAGCCAGATTACGTGACAAATGAACCCATGGATGAGGCATTTGGTGCAGTGGTCAAGACTTGTACAAAGCTCCGGAGGCTTTCTGTTTCTGGATTGTTGACTGACCTGACCTTTGAGTATATTGGGAAGTATGCCAAAAACCTTGAGACACTTTCAGTGGCTTTTGCTGGAAGCAGTGATTGGGGTATGCAGTGCGTGCTAGAGGGCTGTTCTAAGCTGAGGAAGCTGGAGATAAGGGATTGTCCATTTGGAAATGCAGCACTTCTTTCTGGACTGGAGAAGTATGAATCAATGCGGTGTCTTTGGATGTCAGCTTGCAGTGTCACCATGAATGGTTGTAGACTACTTGCAGCAAAGAGGCCTAGGTTGAATGTCGAGGTAATCAAAGATGAGAACAGTGATGATTATGCTGATAAATTATACGTCTATCGCTCTGTAGCAGGGCCACGAAGGGATGCCCCACCTTTTGTTGTAACTCTCTAG
- the LOC129873544 gene encoding uncharacterized protein LOC129873544, whose translation MEPLHRRTESQYPLISTIVTLYTIIFIYFPTIAASPLIISTSVLLLSLLRLGAAQRISRKKSESEVRPSQVPPDFGYHYDSTKCENDSDPDPIQLHDEGFIMDSSNCEKDLVFDPDSERRIFHADESSVDSNCEKDSVLDPEPEPRPFYGDCFVEWNVRAPLEVIYEAYEGEEEEEDGEYTEEKRDKELRVIERYASLSMYYPETDTDTDSSSDGDSPVIGNWDSPENVCFQWDDEDREELIEIELDCKRNREVEEENLIEIDLSPANFPVR comes from the coding sequence ATGGAACCACTTCACCGTCGTACGGAATCCCAATATCCTCTAATATCCACCATTGTTACCCTTTATACTATCATTTTCATATACTTCCCAACTATTGCTGCTTCTCCACTAATCATCTCCACCTCTGTTTTATTACTTTCTCTGCTCAGACTCGGTGCAGCTCAGAGAATTTCACGGAAGAAATCCGAATCCGAGGTCCGGCCATCGCAAGTTCCGCCTGATTTTGGTTACCATTATGATAGCACCAAGTGTGAAAATGATTCTGATCCTGATCCGATACAGTTGCATGACGAAGGTTTCATCATGGACTCCTCCAACTGTGAAAAGGATTTGGTGTTTGACCCGGATTCGGAACGGAGAATATTTCATGCCGACGAATCCAGTGTGGACTCGAATTGTGAAAAGGATTCTGTGTTAGACCCGGAACCGGAACCGAGACCGTTTTATGGGGACTGCTTTGTGGAGTGGAATGTGAGGGCGCCATTGGAGGTGATATACGAAGCGtatgaaggagaagaagaagaagaagacggGGAATATACAGAGGAGAAGAGAGACAAAGAGTTGAGGGTTATTGAGAGGTATGCTTCGTTGTCGATGTACTACCCGGAAACAGACACGGATACGGACAGTTCGTCGGATGGGGATTCACCGGTCATCGGAAACTGGGATTCGCCGGAGAATGTGTGTTTCCAGTGGGACGACGAAGATAGAGAAGAGTTGATAGAGATTGAATTGGATTGCAagagaaatagagaagtagAGGAAGAGAATCTGATCGAGATTGATCTAAGTCCGGCGAATTTCCCGGTGAGATGA
- the LOC129873558 gene encoding external alternative NAD(P)H-ubiquinone oxidoreductase B2, mitochondrial isoform X1 → MQRVTVIERFSRTFRDNPSLSKLLIVFTVSGGGLVAYSEATKSYDNSNAGELVEANNRKKKVVVLGTGWAGTSFLKNLKDPSYDIQVISPRNYFAFTPLLPSVTCGTVESRSVVEPIRNIIRKKYADAYYWEAECIKIDPENKKVYCQSNLSTNGNGKEEFAVDYDYLIIATGARVNTFNIPGVEENTFFLKEVEDAQKIRRTVIDCFEKASLPTLSDEERKRLLHFVIVGGGPTGVEFAAQLHDFVNEDIVRLYPKVRDLVKITLLEATDHILNMFDKRITAFAEEKFHRDGIDVKTGSMVVKVGEKEISTKDVKRGEITSMPYGMAVWSTGIGTRPVIMEFMKHIGQGNRRVLATDEWLRVEGQENVYALGDCATINQRKVMEDIAAIFNKADKDNSGTLTVKEFQEVLNDICERYPQVELYLKNKKMSNLVDLLKESKGDGVKESVEVDIEEFKSALSQVDTEMKNLPATAQVASQQGVYLAKCFNRMEECEKNPEGPLRFRGEGRHRFRPFSRINACSRYRHLGQFAPLGGEQTAAQLPGDWVSIGHSSQWLWYSVYASKQVSWRTRALVVSDWVRRFIFGRDSSQI, encoded by the exons ATGCAGAGAGTAACGGTGATCGAGAGATTTTCTAGAACTTTCCGTGATAATCCTTCCCTTTCTAAGCTGCTCATTGTCTTCACCGTCAG TGGTGGAGGTCTTGTGGCATACTCTGAAGCAACTAAATCGTATGACAATTCAAATGCTGGAGAGTTGGTCGAGGCCAACAACAGAAAAAAGAAAGTTGTTGTCCTTGGAACTGGTTGGGCTGGAACCAGTTTCTTGAAGAATCTGAAGGATCCTTCATATGATATCCAAGTGATATCTCCAAGAAATTACTTTGCATTCACCCCTTTGCTTCCAAGTGTTACATGCGGCACAGTGGAAAGTCGCAGTGTTGTTGAACCAATCCGCAACATTATCAGAAAG AAATATGCAGACGCCTATTACTGGGAAGCTGAATGTATCAAAATTGATCCAGAAAACAAGAAAGTTTATTGTCAATCAAATCTAAGCACCAACGGGAATGGGAAGGAAGAGTTTGCTGTAGATTATGATTATCTTATCATTGCCACTGGAGCCCGTGTAAATACATTCAACATTCCTGGTGTTGAAGAGAACACCTTCTTCTTGAAG GAAGTAGAAGATGCACAAAAGATCCGTAGAACTGTTATTGACTGTTTTGAAAAAGCAAGTCTGCCTACCCTCAGTGATGAGGAGAGAAAGAGGCTGCTTCACTTTGTTATTGTTGGTGGTGGACCAACTGGTGTGGAGTTTGCGGCGCAGCTTCATGACTTTGTCAATGAAGATATAGTTAGGTTGTATCCTAAGGTCAGAGATTTAGTGAAGATAACACTTCTTGAGGCAACAGATCATATTTTGAACAT GTTTGATAAAAGAATTACAGCTTTTGCTGAAGAAAAATTCCACAGAGATGGTATTGATGTGAAAACAGGGTCAATGGTTGTGAAGGTAGGAGAAAAAGAAATCTCTACTAAGGATGTTAAGCGTGGAGAAATAACTTCTATGCCTTACGGAATGGCTGTCTGGTCTACTGGTATTGGAACTCGTCCAGTAATTATGGAGTTTATGAAGCACATTGGTCAG GGAAACAGACGAGTTTTAGCAACTGATGAGTGGCTGCGTGTTGAGGGACAGGAGAACGTATATGCACTTGGTGACTGTGCAACAATCAACCAGCGCAAAGTCATG GAAGATATTGCTGCTATATTTAATAAAGCAGACAAGGATAACTCTGGAACACTTACAGTCAAAGAATTTCAGGAAGTCCTTAATGACATATGTGAAAGATACCCGCAGGTGGAGCTttacttgaaaaataaaaaaatgagtaATCTTGTCGATCTATTGAAAGAATCAAAAGGTGATGGTGTTAAAGAATCAGTTGAGGTGGACATTGAAGAATTTAAATCAGCTCTGTCCCAAGTGGATACTGAAATGAAGAATCTTCCAGCAACAGCTCAG GTTGCATCTCAGCAAGGTGTCTACTTAGCTAAATGCTTTAATCGAATGGAGGAATGTGAAAAAAATCCAGAAGGTCCTCTTCGATTTAGAGGAGAAGGCCGCCATCGCTTTCGCCCATTCAG CCGTATAAATGCTTGTTCAAGGTACCGACATTTGGGACAGTTCGCACCTTTGGGAGGAGAGCAAACAGCAGCACAACTTCCAGGAGATTGGGTTTCAATTGGTCATAGCAGTCAGTGGCTCTGGTATTCTGTGTATGCTAG CAAACAAGTCAGTTGGCGTACAAGGGCATTGGTTGTCTCTGACTGGGTAAGGCGGTTCATATTTGGAAGAGACTCAAGCCAGATTTAA